ATACGGGAAAATGGAGAATAGCCGATGAGCATCTTATCATGGACTTCAATGCCAAGAAACTGACGCATCTTCGGAAAAACACCAACCCAAATCAGCGCTCAGGGTATTCAACTCAGAATTTTACACTACAACTTCCCCAGCGCGTTCTGTCATTTCAGAACGGTGAACTGGTTGGGCAGCCCGGCGATAGCGGTCAGGTATATAAAAATGTAGACGGCGCGCTTTCCGGATTGTTTAATTTCTGGGAATTTACCGGTTTTGCGAACTTTACCTGGGGACACTTCGTCATGCTCATCGTGGGATTGCTCTTTATCTTTTTGGCGATCCGGTACGACTTCGAGCCGATGCTGTTGATTCCTATTGGTACCGGTATCCTTATCGGGAATATCCCAATGTTCCAGGTAACTGATTTTAACCTGCAGCTGGGAATTTACGAACCGGGGTCGGTGTTAAACTACCTTTACCAGGGTGTTGTACAGGGATGGTATCCGCCGCTCATCTTCCTCGGAATTGGGGCGATGACCGACTTCTCGTCGCTGATTTCCAATCCGAAGCTGATGTTGCTGGGTGCTGCGGCGCAGGTCGGTATATTCCTGACATTGATTGGAGCTCTGATGCTGGGATTTGCTCCGCCGGAAGCGGGTGCTATCGGTATCATTGGTGGTGCTGACGGCCCGACGGCAATCTTTATATCGTCGAAGCTGGCCAACGGTATCAATGTGATGGCGAACGGACAGGTAGTGAAAAACCTGATTGGCCCTATCGCGATTGCAGCCTACTCGTACATGGCTCTGGTTCCGGTTATTCAACCACCGGTGATCAAATTGCTGACCAGCAAAAAAGAGCGTCTCATTAAAATGAAACCTCCACGCGCGGTAACCAAGCTGGAGAAAGTGCTTTTTCCAATTGTGGGATTGTTGCTGACGGCTTATATCGCGCCAACGGCACTTCCGTTGCTGGGAATGCTCTTCTTCGGTAACCTGCTGAAAGAATCGGGTGTTACGAAGCGACTGGCTGTAACGGCATCCAATGCGTTGATCGATATCATTACCATGTTGCTGGGAATCACCGTGGGTGCTTCTACACAGGCGGACGTTTTCCTGACACCTTCGTCTATTAAGATTTTCATCCTGGGCGCATTATCTTTCGTTATTGCGACTGCCGGAGGTGTGATAGGTGCCAAGTTTATGAACCTGTTCTTTAAGAAAGGGAACAAGATTAACCCGATGGTAGGGGCTGCCGGTGTTTCGGCTGTGCCTGACTCGGCCCGTGTGGTGCAACAGATGGGACTGAAGGAAGATCCGTCCAACCACTTGCTGATGCACGCCATGGCACCGAACGTGGCTGGTGTAATCGGTTCAGCAGTGGCTGCCGGTGTCTTGCTTAGCTTCCTGATGTAGAAAGAAGTGAACTCATATAATCAAGGGTAGTCTGTTTTTCAGGCTACCTTTTTCTTTTTTCGTTACCGTCATCACGAGTGTGGCGAAGTAATCTCACGTAAGTTAGAGTCATTAGGTCGGAACGATTTCGGTGTGTTGGATTGGTGAGATTGCTTCAGTCGTCGTTCCTCCTTCTTCGCAATGACGATAAAATGAAGCCGTCTTTATAGTTCCAGCTTCAATTGCCGGACGGCGGGGAGCCGTTTCTTTTCTTCGTCAATCAGCTCCTGAATGCGCGAACGACACCGGCCACATCCAGTGCCGGCTCCGGTGGCTTCCGAAACGGCCGGAACAAAATAGAGCTCTCCCTTCCGGATCGCTTTCTTCACTTCCGATTCTTCCACTTCGTTACACAAACAGAATAGCTTACGGGGCATAGGCTAACGACTTTCACTCAGGGTTACCACAATCGAACGGTCGTCTCGCGGACCGTCGAATTCACAAAGAAAAATGTTTTGCCAGGTCGACAATCCCATTTTACCTTCAATAATCGGAATGGTTTCGGATGGACCAACAATTCCGGCTTTCAGGTGCGCGTCTCCGTTGTTGTCCTGGGCATCGTGTTCCCAAATGCCCGGGGGAACGAGTTTTCGAAGCAAGGTGATGACATCAGTCTGAACGGAGTCATCCCAGTTTTCCTGAATCATAATACCTGCGGTGGCGCCTTGTACATATACGTTGACCATCCCGTTTTCAATATTTTCCTCTTTTACTATGTCAGCGATCTTCGAGGTAATATCATACAGCCCGTTGTGTTGGTCTGTTTTAACGTGGACGATCTGTTGCATCATCAGAAAAGTTGGTTTTCGATGTGTATGCGTGCTTTTCGGTATATGTCGATGATGCTATCATTTTTGGGCAGTGCGTCATAGAGACGTTTTACATATTGTCTCTGGTTCAGCATCAGATAAGTTTTTCGGTAAGTGAATTCGAAGACCCAGGAAAGCTGCAGCAGGACATAGTCGTTATAGGTGACCATATCCTCTTTCTTCGGCATCACTCCTTCAATGATCGCTTTCGTGATATTCTGCGAAATGGCCGGACTTTTCGACAGATGCAAAATGTCGGCCGGGCTAACTTTTACATCCCGGTAGGTGAGAAATTCAGCGGTCATGCGTAGTGCATCCAGCTTATCAGCATCGCGCAGTAATTTGAGGTAATACACTACAAACTCGTTTTCCTTTTTGGGAAGCTCCGGTTTGTTGTGAAAGATCGTCACCTTTTGCAGTATCTCTTGTTTCGCGGCTTCCAGCTCTTTGAAAGGGGAAAGTAACGATAACAACTCGGCGCCGGCTTCGGCATGCTCCGTTTCGGTTATTTTTGAAAAATAGGGTGAAGATGAAACTTCGCGGAAACGGGCAATATCGTGAAACAACGCCAGTATTTCTGCCATGCGCATTTCGCCGTCCTCCATATCCAACGACTGCCCTAACAGCAGGCTGTTTTCTACCACTTTTTGGTTGTGTGTTTTCCATTGCTCAAAAGCCTGTTGCTCTGTAAAGCCTTTCGTCTCAACGGAATTCAAAATCTGGTTGTATTCCTCGCGGAATTGTTCAAGTGTCTCTTGCGAAATCATAATTTCGTGTTAAGCAATATTTACCAAAATTATAGTTTTCTATTGTATATTACGCCATCCCCGATTTATTTAATTATTTGTTGAAATAGCCTCACTGATTTTCAGGTTTTTCCGCCTGATGATTGGCTTACAGACCGAATAATTTCTGGGATTCTGAGAAAAATCCGGAACACACGATTTCGCATTTGAAGAATATTGCTATTTTTGTGTTCGCAAAATCACGGTGTACCGTGAATATCGCACATATAAGGTTTGGTCCCGTAGTTTAACTGGATAGAACGAGGGATTCCGGTTCCCTTGGTGGGGGTTCGAGTCCTCCCGGGATCACCCAAGCGGGGATTTTGTCAGTTTTGACATTATCCCCTTTTTTGTTTACTGTCAAACCCCTTGCCAATTGCGGGATTGGGGAGAAAAATGAGTTTACCCTGGGGGTTCGATAATGGTCCAATTCACGGTTATAGATAATTCCTTCAGGAAACAGTAGATTCTGGAATACCCTCTTTCCTGTCAAATTTGATTTCTCCCACATTATCAATGGATTAAGACATACTTTCGCAGCAAAACTTACCACCTTTTCGAGGTTCGATTTATATCCGCCTGTCCTACCAAGTTCCTGTTCAATCTCAAAGCATTCCTTTTCATATTTAGGCCGGAATTTTTCATAAAGGCTACGGTCAATTTCCCCGATAACAAAACGTTCTTCAATGGCTTCCAATTTTCTTTGAGTCTCTGTCAACTTGTTTTTTAACGATTTTGCTTCTTCTATCCGGGATTTAAAAAAGACCGCCATTTGCTCCTCTAATTGAAGCTTTATGAGTTCAAATTCTTCTATGCCGATTTTATAAGTTTTCAACAGTGCCCCGAACATATCGTGCATTGCTTTGGCACTGCGGTTGACTTTACATCCCTTGGTATTACATTTATAATAATATAGCCCCTTCTTTTTCACAAGGTAACCTGTTAAATAGCTGCCGCACCTATCGCATTTAGTGAATACTTTCAACGGCAGGTTTTCATTATCCTTATCGTGTACAAAACCCTGATTTCTGTTTTCCTGTCGAATATTATGAACTGCCAGAAACAATTCCCTTGAAATTAACGGTTCATGCTTCCCCTCAATTATCTGCCCGGGAAGCATCTTGCTGGTGATAAGGCCACAATAGAAAGTATTTAAAAACAAAGTATTTAACCGCTTTTCGGACATATCAACCCCCATTTTTTTTAAACGCCTTGTTATTTCGACATTAGAGAATTTATTATAAGCTTTCCATTCAAAGGCTTTTTTGAGAATTTTCCCTTCTTCATTAACAACAAGTTTTCGCTCTGTTGCCCTCCCTTTATTTAAATCATTGTAACCGCGTGGAGCAGCCCATACCCAATAGCCTTTCATAAGCAATTCCCGCATGCCCGTAACCACCTTGTCTCGTCTTAATTCATTATCCATCTGCCCAAAAAGGAACAATATTTTTTGCTGAAATGAACCAGAAGGTGTAGTAGGGTCAAGTTCCTGCGTGGTTGCCAGGGTAATAACCCCGTATTGTTTCAGTAAATCATCTGCAATCGAAGCCCCGTTAATCCCTGAACGCGAAAATCGTTCATAGGAATAAACGATTACATAGTTTATATTTTTTGAACGTTTCACAAAAGTCAGCATCCGGTTAAACTCCTTGCGGTCGTCGGTTTTGGCCGATTCGTAAGTGCCGCCAAAATAACCCACCACATTTAAACCCCGTCTGTTGGCATACATCTCACAATGTTTTTTTTGAGATGCAAGGCTGGTGTTGTCTTCCTGGTCTGCCGATGAAACCCGTGTATATATAACTGCATTGTTCCCTTCCTTAAAAGAATCTGGCACTTGTGGTGCAAACTGCTTAAACAGATTTAAATCGTTCATGATGGCAATTATTGAATATATAAAATCAAGGATGAAGAAAGTTAGCAAAAATTGTGCTATTCCGACTCCCTCTTTTTTGAAAAGAGAGTCCTGAGAATTAACAAAGCAATGGTTTCGGCATTTTTGATAAGCTGCTCATAGCCTTCCGGCGACAAGTCCCTGTATTTGGTTATGCGCCGGATTTTTTCCAAAGGCATCCTTTCTTTGACCCTTTGGGTTGCTTCTTCAATATTCCTGTTTTCCGTTTTCTGCATAGGCTTGCAAGACCGGCTTTTATACCAGCTCTGGCAAACCTATTTATAATCCTACCTCGCTGAAGGTTAAGCGTAAACATGTCAATCCTTGTCCCCATTTGTCTATACGCTGATGCTGTTTTTTTACATTTAATGATACTCCCCAAAGGTTTTTTGCTACTTTTTTCCCGCACAGGCTCATGAAAAAAGTAGCGGGCAACAGCCCGCTTCACATGATATTTTAAAGTGTCAGTAATCCAATAAAGAAAGTCAGCAATAACATCATCATAAGTAGAAGTCCGGCAAAAGAAAATACCAGCCTTACAAAGAATTCAAACAGGAACATCAAAACAAAATACCCGGCAAAACAATACCATACCCCTAATCCTGTTATCTGCGAAGCTGTAAAAACTATGAAAAGTCTTATAGCCCATATCCTCAACATCCTGTTATAAAGTATCTTCTTCATGATTAAAGATTTCTCAATGACTGAATATATTTAACTGCACACCCCTGTTTAGCCGCTGGTTTTCCTCTTTTACCCGGTTTAGATAACCGGCCTCTAAAGCGGAGTAGTTTATCATCTCATCGTATGCAGTCCTGTCCCGGTTGTTGAACCACCAAATCACCGAATACGCCATAATAAAATGTGACTGGTAAATTGATTTCTCCGTATTATTTGCTTCCCATTCAAGATGTATAATGGGAATATAAATTTCTTCCAGTTTCATCGCTTCGTATTTGGTTACCTCACGAAAACCAAAAGGCAGGTAGGTTGCTTTACACTGGTACTCAACATTTCCACAGGTGTACCTGAAGATATGGTTTTCCCTAAACTCTCTCGGTAAATCTTTGAGCAACATCATAATTGTATTAAATGGTTAATAAACAAGCTCACCGCCGTATTTAAAAGCAATAATGTCGCTATGAACCTGGTTCAGGCTATTCATAATGGTCTCATCATCTAAAGGAGAAGTGTTGTCCTTTTTGAAACAACGGTTTTCCAAACAACTGCAAATGGATGTAGTCTTATCCATGTGGTGTACCACATGAACCTGATTTTTGATAAAAAACTCAAAATCGGTGGCATATTCAGCCTCATTAATTTTCACAAATTGATGTTTAAATGTCGGAGAACCTCCACCCAAACCTATGCGGATTTTGGAGGAGAGGGAGTTTTGTTTTTCATTAGTTGGATTTTCAAAACAATTATTTACATTTTTCTTTTTCATAGTACTGTTATTTAAAGTTATGCGTCTTTCCATCGTGTCGGTCGTTGTTGTTTTGGTGGCGTAAAAAGGTAAGTGTGTGGGGGCGTGCAAGTTTTTTGCGGGAAATACTACCCGCCAGTTGGCGGGTGGAGATTTTTTGCAAAACCGGAGGCCTGAACTTGTATGCCCCTGCACACGGGTTACCTTTGCCACCGGAATGACAATGGCCGACGGAAAGGCGGAAGTTTAAATTTTACGGTCGGAAAAAGAATAAAAAAATTGAAAGGAATAAAACATTCACCTGGCAAATTCCAGGAAACATTACCGAAAAATTACTTCGCATGGGACGGCAAAAACAAGTGTAGTGGCAGAACATAACGAAGAGAAGTCCGTCAGGATGCGGGTTGAACAAAGTGAAGTGAAGCCGCTACTCTTGTGTGGGGTGCCGGCGAGTGCTGAATGCAAGGAATACTCCGATGATTATCGGAGAAATACCTGAAATGAAGCTATCGAAGGCACAGGTTGGCCATTATCAAACATTATAAAGCGAAGGTAAAAAGCAAGTGGGGCGATTACCTGAGCCCCTCTTGCGCGAGATGCCGAAACTGTTGAATGAAGGGAAAGAGGGACGAAAGACCGGAGTGAAGCGGTTGCAGGCAATGGCAGGTGCAAAAGATACAATACCACAGTATTTAACATGACCTTTCAATAACGTTAAAAGCTACCTCCTTCTATTAAATTTTATGTTTTAGAAGTTTAGCACGCTTTTTGTATTTAACTAAATAAACTACAACAGTGATGATTCTGCAAAGTTTATACCCCGTGAACTTAATGGAAACCTATAAATACAAAACCATGAAAAACAAATCTTTAAAATCATTCTTGAATGAAGTTGCAGAGTTAATTGATGAGAAAGTAGATGTACGGTCACAGGAAATGGAAAAATTAATAGATAAGTGGGAAGGATTAATAGAGTGCTTTCGCCAGCCAGGTAAAAGTCTGGCAGAAGAATACCGGGAATGGTGCCGTCTTAAATTGTCTGTTGAATGGATTAAGGAAACTGTGATTGTTGAAAAAAAAAGCCCGTTCCTGATTTGCTAATGTTTTTAGACCACCTCATTCATTATGTTGAAGTGGAAATTGAATGTACAAAATTAAGGAAAGGCAATAACATAAATACCAGCAACCTAAATATATATAAAGGATTACCCCTTACGTGGACAGCCAGCAAACGCGCCCTTCTTGAATTAATCTATGCTTTATACCTTACAATGAGTATCAACCATGGCAGGATTTCCATAAAAGAACTGGTTGGCTTTTTCAGCCATACTTTCAATATCCCCCTTCCGGGTTACCACTCTACAATAAAAAAGCTAACTGCCCGGTCAGCGAATAAAATTCATTTGGAATCCCGTTCCTTTTTTCTGAATGAACTGGTGACAGAGTTTAATAATAAACTGGAACTTCTGGATGAAAATTAATGGGGTACTTGCCGGCAAGTATCCCATTAGTTTTTCTATCCGTGCTCATTTTTGTGAAATGAAAAAACTAAAAATTCACAAATCATGAATATCGACAGGGACAATTTTGAAAGCTATATGGAACGAATATTGGAGCAAATAGAATTACTCCATCAAAAGACGGATAGGTTTATGACCGACCAAAGGGGCAATGAATTAAAACTACTGGATAATCAGGACTTATGTCAGTTGCTGAATGTCAATAAACGAACACTTCAGCGATACCGTTCAAAAGGCACTTTAAAATATTTAAGGATTGGTGGCAAAACATTTTATACGGTGGAGCAGGTAAATGACTTTATAAAAAATAGTGGGTAATAAACTTTTGAATAGTAAAAATTGTATTGATTTAAATATTATCTGATTCATTATCAGCCCTCAAACAGGATTGATTGTAAAACTAAAGTCTGCATCCCTTAGACTGGTAGAAGTTTCTTTTTTCTTCCACTTCAACCATCTCTTTTTCCTTTTCAGCTTTCTCCGGACTACTTTCCCCGGGCTGGTTTTGCCTGTCCAGTGAAACCTTAATTTTTCGTTCCAGTACCGAAAGCTCCGTTTTCATTTTGTTCAGTTCATCCTCTTTCCGCCATTTCCCGTTAACTACCTCCTGCAAAACAGGGATGTCCTTTTTAAGCTTTTCATTTTGAACTTGGTGGTTTTCTATCAATTCCGGGATTTTATGCAGGGCATTCAAAAAGTTCATGGAAGCCAGTTTAGGGTCCCGGGCTATCCGGCCATTGTTATAAGTGTATTTTATGCCGCTTTGCCCCTGGATAAAAAAACGGTTGTTGATGTAATTTTCATCGCTAAAAATCGACCCGTCTTTAGCCGACAGTTCTGATTTTACCAATAGCCGAAAGCTATAAAGCTCCCCAATTTTCTGATATTCGCCCTTAGTATTGACAGTATCATTTATCTGGTTAAGTTTTGCCCCAACAACTTCATAAGCGGAATTATTCAACCCATCCAGATGTACGGGATTTAATAAATTTTCATTGTCATCTTTCTGTAAGCGTCGCTGCAAGAATTGCCAATCGGCTGTCATTTCTTCAATAACTGTATTGCTGTGTTTTATGGCGTGCTGTATTTCACTGAGTTTGTATTCAGAGGAACTCCGGGAGCGGTAGAAGGCTTTGCGTTCGCTTTCCATAGCTGTAATCTTTTTCTCTAATTTTGCTTTCTCCAATAGTTCAGTATTCCCGGATAAAATGGCCACATATTCAGAGAAGTTCATGCCCGAGTTTTCGTCCATAGCGCCTTCGTCAATGGTGCGGGTACCCATATTATTCGACTTTAGCTGACGGATGAACAATTGTTTGTTGGCCAGCAGGTTGAACTTATAGGAATCCAAAGACTTTTCCACGGCATAAATAAAAGTGTCCACCTTATTTCCCGCAAAGGCTTTGGCAATCTCGTTGCCTTTCCGCACTGCCCGCCCATTTCGTTGCTCCAAATCGGAAGGGCGCCATGGAATGTCCAGGTGATGGATGGCCACCGCCCTTTTCTGTGCATTTACCCCTGTGCCGAGCATATCGGTAGAACCAAACAAAACCCGCACCTGCCCACTGTTCATACCCCTGATAATTTCCTTCCGGGCTTTGTCGGTTTTGGCTTCCTGTATAAAGCGGATTTCATGGGCCGGGATGCCGTGGTCTTCATATAACTTTCGCTTAATCTCGCTGTAAACATTCCATTCTCCCGGCTTGTAAGTCCCTAAATCAGAAAATACAAACTGTGTCCCTTTTTGCTGTTGGTAGTTCCGGTAGTAAAGGGCAATATTGGCTGCACAATGCGATGTTTTATTGTCAATATGGTCTTCATAATGCTGGCTTATCATCCGCATGTCCAGGCTCATTTTGCGGGCATAATCGGTTGCAATCAGCATCTTGGCTTTTTCCTCCCTTTCCGTCAAGGGCGCCCTTCCCAAAATTGTTGCATCCCCGTTTTGGGCAAAAGCCATCAGCCTTTTTATAAAATCTTCCTGGTCAGGCGTGGGTGGAATGTGGTAAAGCTGTTCGTTCATCTCCGGCCGGTCAATACCTACATCTTTGGCTGTGCGGTAATCGGTTATTTCAGAATAGAACGCAGCCAGTTCCGGTACTTTTATAAAATAGCGGAAGCGCTCTTTTTGAACAATTTGATTGGTAACAGAAAATTCAAAATCAGCGGTTTTTTTTGTATAAATGGCCGCCCATGCGTCAAAACAATGAATATCCTGCCGGGCCAGGGCTTCAGGGCGCAGGTACTTAAACAACAGGTACAGTTCCGTTAGTGAGTTGCTGATGGTTGTCCCTGAGAGAAAAGTCGTCCCTAAATCTTTGCCCTTGTTTGCCTGTATGGTACGGATAGCAAACAACAGGTTTAAGGCACGCTGGCTTCCCTGCGAATTCCCTAATCCTGCCACACGGTCGTGACGGGTATTGAACATGAGGTTCTTGAATTTATGGCTTTCATCAACAAACAGGTGGTCTATGCCCATTTGTTTAAAATCCACAATATCATCGGTGCGTTGTTCTATCTGGTGTGCAATACTTTTAAGTTTTACCTCCAGGTTGGACTGGCGTTTTAACAGACCCTTCAGCATGGCATTCGACACATTGGCCCCCTGGTTTTTGAGTACTTCCAGGTTTTCTTCCACGCTGTCCAGTTCCTCCTGTAATATGCGTTGCTGCATTTCAGGCGACTGCGGGATTTTCTGAAACTGGTCGTGGGTCAGGATGATGGCATCCCAGTTGTTGTTTTTTATGTCATGAAAAATTTTCAGACGTTTTTGCGGGGTAAAGTCCTGTTTGCCCGGATACAGTATTTTGGCATGGGGATAAGCTGTCCGGAATGTTTCCGCTATTTCGTGCACATTGGCTTTCAACCCGATAATCATTGGTTTCGAAGCGATGTTCAGACGCTTCATCTCGTAGGCGGCGCAACACATTATCAGGGTTTTGCCAGCCCCTACCTCATGGTCGCAAATCCCACCGCTGTTTTGCTTTAACATCCAAATGGCATCTTTCTGGCTGTCGTACAAATCCGTTATGCCCAGCCCTTTTAAGTCCAGTCCGGGGAATGACTGGTGGCTGCCCTTATATTCAGGACGGACAAAGCAGTTAAATTTATTGTTGTACAGCCCGGCCAGCCGCTGTTTAAACTCCGGGGATTGCTGGTAAAGCCAATTGATAAAACCTTCCCGTATCTCATCAATTTTACTTCCTGCCATCTGAATAGCTTCATTGTCGGGGACTTTTACTTCTTTGTCATCTATTGTAATGGTTTTGGTAATATTGGGGGTAGTATTGAGCAACGCATGCTTTAAGAGCGCCATCCCGTTATACGAACGGCTTTGGCTGCGTACACAAAACTTGTCGTAGATTTGGGCGGTGTAATGGCCTGTCTCAACTGAAAATTCATCGAGGTTCGGGAGGTAGTGTACTTTCACATCGGTGTCGAACAAATAAGAGGCATACTTCTCATAAATCCCGGCAGGTATCCAGCGTTCACCAAGATTAAAATCCAGTTGTTCAAAAGAAATCAGTTCAGGGATGACTTTTTCTAAAGCACTATAAGCTTCAATTGCTTCCTGTTTATTTATAATAGCGGGATTACCGTCATTTTCTTCCAGGTATTTTTTTATTAAACCTGCCTTTTGTACCACGTTCCCGGCCAGAAATTTGTCAGCAGTTTCATAGCTTCCCACCAAAGGATTAAACCAGATATGACCGTGCAATTGTTCTTTAACCTCTGAAATTTCCATACCTGTCTGCCGGGCCATAAAATCCAAATCCACATTTCCGGTCCGGTTTAGCGACAAGGCCAACGCTTCTTCCGGGCTGATATTTTCTGCCTGGTTTGAATTGAAAAAGCTCACCGGGGTGAGGAAAATATCGGCTTTTTCTGCCTTACCGTCAATGTATCGCTCCAAAGCCAAAACAGATAACGCCCCTTTGTCCATTTTAATGGCTTTCAGGTTGTCCGGGGCATTCAGGAAACCATGCTTTTGGACAAAAGTATCGTATTGGTTGTTTAGCAATTTTCGTATTTCGGGGTTTTCTTTTTTCTCCGTAGCCTCAAAATAGTAGAGTTGCTCATAGGCATTCCTTATTTCGATGTAAGAACGAATAATGCTCCTTTGTTTTTGCCCGATGTCCAGGGGATGAAAAATGGCGCCCTTATCATTTATGTTCCGTAAATACCCCACTTGTGAACCATTAACTGCTACAAGGCTGCCATCGCTGAGAAAATGGTGCAGTTCCCCCTCAAAGGGGCGTGGTTCAAAATTTTCTTTTTGGGGTTTTTCCTTCCGGTTATTCGGTGCAGCTTCAAACTGGTCAAAAAGGCTGAGTTGCGTTGCGCCACCGGGTTGCAATTTTACAGTTTGCGGTGGGTTGTTTTTAGTTTCTTTTTTTTGAGAGCTTAGTCCCTGCTGTGCTGATTGTGTCTGGTGTGGCGGTTTAGATTGAACTTTATCCTGTCGGCTCTTATCACTATGGTGGTTAAACAGTCCAATATCCAGGTAGCGGGACACGTCATTTTGCAACATTTTCTGCATGTCCCCTGCAATTCCTTTCACCCCTCCTTCATGTTCGTATATCCAGGCTGGTTTTCCGTAAGGGTCGGTATCAATAAACCCCTTGGTGTGCACAATTCGCTGCATGTCTTGATAATAATCGTTTACAATAATACCGGAAGAGAGCGGACGGCTGTGGATGAATGCTTCTTCCCGGTCGGAGATGCGTTGTTTGTAGCCGTTTTTTTGAAGGATGATAAGGTCGCTCCCCACATCAGTCCCCGCATAATATGAAAAGAGGTTATTGGGCAGACGAACGGCAGATACCAGGCTACATTCGCCCATTAACCAGTTGCGCACTGGTTGATTTTTCGAAGAATCCATCACTCCCTGCGAAGTAATAAAGGCCAGTATGCCCCCTTCCCGAAGGGTTTTGACTGCTTTGAGGAAAAAGTAGTTGTGGATGGCCCCGGTTGCCATTTTTTCGGCGATTACCGATGAAGCATGAAACGCAGGGTCGAAAACGGCCACATCCCCGAAAGGGATATTGGAAGCTGCCAAATCAAAATAATTATTGCGGCTTTCCCTGATATTTTCAAAGCCTTCTACTTTAATTGTGCTATCAGGATAAAGATAGCCAAGCATTTTGCCGGTGAGCAAATCCTTTTCAAAGCCAACCGTTTCATCTATTTTCTCCTGCTTGTTAAATGCCGACATAAATTCACCCATCCCGGCAGAGGGGTCTAAAAAACGACCGGGTGTTATCCCTGCATTACTCAATGAATCTGCCAGTGCGGTTACAATTTCAGGTGGCGTGTAAAAAGCAGACAAAACCGAATTTTTCAGGCTGTTGTAAAACTGCCGGTACTGGTTCCTGTCTGTGCTGTTTTCATAGATGACTTTATGCAGTTCCCTGACCAGAGGGAACAACGGCAAATCAGATTTTGTCCAGCGCATGGCATCACTTAAATCTTTTACCGGGTTCAGGACACATTTTAAACCGCCAAAGCCGGAAAATTTCCGCAAAGTGTCCAGTTCTTCGCCCGAGGGCTGCCTGTTTTCTTTTTCCAGGCGGAAAAGTGTTCGGATGGCCTGTGTATTCTCCAGGAGGTGTTGTCTTTTGTTATAAGCCATACGCAACAATTTTTCCGGTTAGTTCCGTGTATAGCTTTTCATATTCTGAAGTGTCCTCAAAACTGTCGTGTAGTTCATAAGTTGCAAAAACATCTTTGCACAGGGGCAGTAGTTCCACTGCGTACTGTTGAATTTTTTCATCGCTTACCGTATCTGAAAATTCTTCGGACAGTACCTCAAAAAGCGTATTGTATCTTGAAAAGTGTAGCCCGCGGAGTAACTCTGCGTTAGCCAGCTCCTCTGCTTCAATATGATTTGCCCCGTTTCGGATGGCTTCTGAATAAGCCTCTGCAGCCAGTTCACTGCGCTGCCGGATAAATTGCCGGTCATTGATTTTATCGGGAT
This Prolixibacter sp. NT017 DNA region includes the following protein-coding sequences:
- a CDS encoding helicase-related protein, with the protein product MAYNKRQHLLENTQAIRTLFRLEKENRQPSGEELDTLRKFSGFGGLKCVLNPVKDLSDAMRWTKSDLPLFPLVRELHKVIYENSTDRNQYRQFYNSLKNSVLSAFYTPPEIVTALADSLSNAGITPGRFLDPSAGMGEFMSAFNKQEKIDETVGFEKDLLTGKMLGYLYPDSTIKVEGFENIRESRNNYFDLAASNIPFGDVAVFDPAFHASSVIAEKMATGAIHNYFFLKAVKTLREGGILAFITSQGVMDSSKNQPVRNWLMGECSLVSAVRLPNNLFSYYAGTDVGSDLIILQKNGYKQRISDREEAFIHSRPLSSGIIVNDYYQDMQRIVHTKGFIDTDPYGKPAWIYEHEGGVKGIAGDMQKMLQNDVSRYLDIGLFNHHSDKSRQDKVQSKPPHQTQSAQQGLSSQKKETKNNPPQTVKLQPGGATQLSLFDQFEAAPNNRKEKPQKENFEPRPFEGELHHFLSDGSLVAVNGSQVGYLRNINDKGAIFHPLDIGQKQRSIIRSYIEIRNAYEQLYYFEATEKKENPEIRKLLNNQYDTFVQKHGFLNAPDNLKAIKMDKGALSVLALERYIDGKAEKADIFLTPVSFFNSNQAENISPEEALALSLNRTGNVDLDFMARQTGMEISEVKEQLHGHIWFNPLVGSYETADKFLAGNVVQKAGLIKKYLEENDGNPAIINKQEAIEAYSALEKVIPELISFEQLDFNLGERWIPAGIYEKYASYLFDTDVKVHYLPNLDEFSVETGHYTAQIYDKFCVRSQSRSYNGMALLKHALLNTTPNITKTITIDDKEVKVPDNEAIQMAGSKIDEIREGFINWLYQQSPEFKQRLAGLYNNKFNCFVRPEYKGSHQSFPGLDLKGLGITDLYDSQKDAIWMLKQNSGGICDHEVGAGKTLIMCCAAYEMKRLNIASKPMIIGLKANVHEIAETFRTAYPHAKILYPGKQDFTPQKRLKIFHDIKNNNWDAIILTHDQFQKIPQSPEMQQRILQEELDSVEENLEVLKNQGANVSNAMLKGLLKRQSNLEVKLKSIAHQIEQRTDDIVDFKQMGIDHLFVDESHKFKNLMFNTRHDRVAGLGNSQGSQRALNLLFAIRTIQANKGKDLGTTFLSGTTISNSLTELYLLFKYLRPEALARQDIHCFDAWAAIYTKKTADFEFSVTNQIVQKERFRYFIKVPELAAFYSEITDYRTAKDVGIDRPEMNEQLYHIPPTPDQEDFIKRLMAFAQNGDATILGRAPLTEREEKAKMLIATDYARKMSLDMRMISQHYEDHIDNKTSHCAANIALYYRNYQQQKGTQFVFSDLGTYKPGEWNVYSEIKRKLYEDHGIPAHEIRFIQEAKTDKARKEIIRGMNSGQVRVLFGSTDMLGTGVNAQKRAVAIHHLDIPWRPSDLEQRNGRAVRKGNEIAKAFAGNKVDTFIYAVEKSLDSYKFNLLANKQLFIRQLKSNNMGTRTIDEGAMDENSGMNFSEYVAILSGNTELLEKAKLEKKITAMESERKAFYRSRSSSEYKLSEIQHAIKHSNTVIEEMTADWQFLQRRLQKDDNENLLNPVHLDGLNNSAYEVVGAKLNQINDTVNTKGEYQKIGELYSFRLLVKSELSAKDGSIFSDENYINNRFFIQGQSGIKYTYNNGRIARDPKLASMNFLNALHKIPELIENHQVQNEKLKKDIPVLQEVVNGKWRKEDELNKMKTELSVLERKIKVSLDRQNQPGESSPEKAEKEKEMVEVEEKRNFYQSKGCRL
- a CDS encoding DUF1896 family protein, coding for MELSYFQLRLVAFLEENHPDKINDRQFIRQRSELAAEAYSEAIRNGANHIEAEELANAELLRGLHFSRYNTLFEVLSEEFSDTVSDEKIQQYAVELLPLCKDVFATYELHDSFEDTSEYEKLYTELTGKIVAYGL